The genomic window GGGACTTGCGGTACTCGGCTAAAGACATGGGGCCCTGCTGCCGCTTGGCCCTGGCCAGCATTCTGCGGAAGCGTGGGCTCTTCTCGAGCAGGTAATCCTCGATGTCACGGTCAGCGATGTGCTCGATCAC from Deltaproteobacteria bacterium includes these protein-coding regions:
- a CDS encoding type II toxin-antitoxin system Phd/YefM family antitoxin, with the protein product MKIAPMGEVRNNFAKYLAAVEEEPVFVTKNGKVAAVIEHIADRDIEDYLLEKSPRFRRMLARAKRQQGPMSLAEYRKSRGV